In one window of Euwallacea similis isolate ESF13 chromosome 4, ESF131.1, whole genome shotgun sequence DNA:
- the LOC136408118 gene encoding cytosolic carboxypeptidase 2-like isoform X3: MEGVAFSLENESNGDTELEVNVRTLQACLFPPQLTTSSSYFSNFFVKTCQSEVNEDDEETKIKIKETFSLKEIFPAARDTAFVFQPPRWPTECQVLEEKIKHISYIPPSPEPYYSVTGSEVQPKPSGEEFGFIVYQYTPISAVNYFSRSSVGGSRYLLSSNLCPEDDSLQFESRFESGNLARAIKISPNYYELHLRSDLYTNRHMQWFYFRITNMKKNFLYRFSITNCSKEGSLYNEGMRPLMYSKKEAQMHSIGWRRCGQNITYFCNENVTSEDPDQPQTYTLTFTLTFPHEEDEVYLANCYPYTYSDLQDHLAEIRAHPVKQAYSTVRLLCRTMAGNDVYFVTITSPQVPGEHKKKRAVVLTARVHPGETPSSWIMKGILDFLTGDSTPAKDLRDKFIFKIVPMLNPDGVIVGNNRCSLSAKDLNRQYRTVMRDAYPSIWYTKLMVRRLLEECGVALYCDLHAHSRKHNIFIYGCENRRGGDRRLQEQVFPLMLHKNTADKFSFESCKFRIQKAKEGTGRVVMWMMGIANSYTLEASFAGSMLGARAETHFSTQDYEQMGKSFCQTLLDFYDEDPRKEKLRVKIIERLTKEGSNADEPTNIPLSDYSSDDGDTSSSSDEVGFEEKDEDEILIPQPPPPSPISSKRPAGPSKCSPPRKTKLITSRSPGAPRKPLPICKATLKLSLSDKEYYNSSSESEEEEKIVKTQIKILRKKKKKKRKSRIKQKEPHLQEHSDSEITYKRTTIGNTSLSVFDLIASDKIPASQTPVRSRTPQSRVLVEKKNDITKQLSEVQAKLYALKRKLWFGIGQGDSPISWGSSQVFISSSSTQKTTKKTHLKRVSKATEKTVKKVSKLSTEKIEGTAKLQNGYTIITLTIPPIT, translated from the exons AACTGGAGGTAAACGTGAGAACCCTGCAGGCATGTCTGTTCCCTCCTCAACTCACAACATCCAGCAGTTACTTTTCGAACTTCTTCGTTAAGACTTGTCAGAGCGAGGTGAACGAGGATGATGAAGAGACGAAGATCAAGATCAAAGAAACGTTTTCGCTCAAAGAAATATTCCCTGCTGCTCGAGACACTGCCTTCGTTTTTCAACCTCCCAGATGGCCCACGGAATGTCAG GTgttggaagaaaaaatcaaacataTCAGCTACATTCCTCCTTCTCCTGAGCCATACTATTCGGTAACAGGCAGCGAAGTGCAGCCCAAACCCTCTGGGGAGGAATTTGGATTTATAGTTTATCAGTACACTCCCATAAGTGCAGTTAATTAT TTCAGTAGATCTAGCGTTGGAGGAAGCAGATATCTCTTGTCTTCTAATCTATGTCCTGAGGACGATAGCCTGCAGTTTGAATCCAGATTCGAATCGGGAAACTTGGCCAGAGCTATTAAAATCAGTCCCAACTACTATGAGCTGCACCTCAGATCGGATCTCTACACCAACAGACATATGCAATggttttatttcagaattacCAATATGAAGAAGAACTTCTTATATAG GTTTTCAATAACAAATTGTTCTAAAGAGGGAAGTTTGTACAACGAAGGAATGAGGCCTCTTATGTACTCTAAAAAGGAAGCTCAAATGCATTCGATCGGTTGGAGGAGGTGCGGACAGAATATTACGTACTTTTGCAACGAAAATGT AACTTCAGAAGATCCGGATCAACCTCAAACGTACACATTAACCTTCACCCTAACTTTCCCTCACGAAGAGGACGAAGTCTATTTGGCCAACTGCTACCCTTACACCTACTCGGACCTTCAGGACCATTTGGCTGAAATCAGGGCTCATCCAGTGAAGCAAGCTTATAGTACTGTCCGACTTTTGTGTAGGACTATGGCTGGCAATGATGTGTATTTCGTCACAATTACTTCACCACAAGTTCCTGGCGAACACAAG AAGAAACGAGCGGTGGTGTTGACTGCTCGGGTTCATCCAGGAGAGACTCCCTCCAGCTGGATAATGAAGGGGATTCTGGATTTTCTCACTGGGGATTCGACTCCTGCCAAGGATTTAAGGGAcaagtttattttcaagattgTTCCAATGCTGAATCCTGACGGTGTTATTGTGGGCAATAACAGATGCTCTTTGTCTGCGAAAGACTTGAACAGGCAGTACAGGACCGTAATGAGAGATGCTTATCCTTCAATTTGGTATACCAAACTTATGGTTAGAAG GTTGTTGGAGGAATGTGGGGTGGCTTTATACTGTGATTTACATGCCCATTCAAGAAagcataacatttttatatacgGTTGTGAGAACAGGAGAGGAGGAGACAGAAGACTGCAGGAGCAAGTTTTTCCCTTGATGTTACACAAAAACACTGCCGATAAGTTTTCGTTTGAAAGTTGCAAATTCCGGATTCAAAAGGCCAAAGAAGGAACCGGTCGGGTTGTCATGTGGATGATGGGAATTGCCAATAGCTACACTCTAGAGGCTTCTTTTGCAGGCTCTATGCTGGGAGCTAGAGCTGAAACTCATTTTAGCACTCAGGACTACGAGCAGATGGGAAAGTCATTTTGCCAGACTCTACTGGATTTCTATGACGAGGACCCCAGAAAG GAGAAACTTCGAGTGAAAATAATCGAGCGCTTGACCAAAGAAGGGTCAAACGCGGACGAACCTACCAACATCCCCCTAAGCGATTATTCGAG TGATGACGGAGACACCTCCAGCAGTAGCGATGAAGTGGGTTTTGAAGAAAAAGACGAGGACGAAATCCTCATCCCTCAGCCGCCTCCACCATCGCCAATTTCATCCAAAAGACCAGCGGGACCATCAAAATGCTCCCCTCCACGTAAAACCAAACTGATCACCTCCAGAAGTCCTGGAGCTCCCAGAAAACCTTTACCG ATTTGCAAGGCGACCCTTAAACTATCCCTTTCTGATAAAGAGTATTATAACAGCAGTTCAGAAagtgaagaagaagaaaaaattgtgaaaaccCAGATAAAAATCCTgaggaagaagaaaaagaagaagcgAAAATCTCgaataaaacaaaaagag CCTCATCTCCAAGAGCACTCAGACAGCGAAATAACGTACAAAAGAACCACCATAGGTAATACAAGTTTGTCCGTGTTTGACTTGATTGCTAGCGACAAAATTCCTGCCTCCCAAACACCTGTGCGATCGAGAACACCACAATCTCG GGTCTTGGTGGAGAAGAAAAACGACATTACAAAACAACTTTCTGAAGTCCAAGCGAAGCTTTACGCCTTAAAACGGAAGCTTTGGTTCGGAATTGGGCAAGGAGATTCTCCGATTTCATGGGGTAGCAGCCAGGTGTTTATATCCAGTAGCAGCACTCAAAA GACAACAAAGAAAACTCATTTAAAAAGAGTTTCAAAAGCTACTGAAAAGACTGTAAAAAAGGTGTCGAAACTCAGCACTGAGAAGATAGAGGGGACCGCAAAACTTCAAAATGGGTATACAATCATAACACTAACAATACCACCCATTACATAA
- the LOC136408118 gene encoding cytosolic carboxypeptidase 2-like isoform X4 produces the protein MEGVAFSLENESNGDTELEVNVRTLQACLFPPQLTTSSSYFSNFFVKTCQSEVNEDDEETKIKIKETFSLKEIFPAARDTAFVFQPPRWPTECQVLEEKIKHISYIPPSPEPYYSVTGSEVQPKPSGEEFGFIVYQYTPISAVNYFSRSSVGGSRYLLSSNLCPEDDSLQFESRFESGNLARAIKISPNYYELHLRSDLYTNRHMQWFYFRITNMKKNFLYRFSITNCSKEGSLYNEGMRPLMYSKKEAQMHSIGWRRCGQNITYFCNENVTSEDPDQPQTYTLTFTLTFPHEEDEVYLANCYPYTYSDLQDHLAEIRAHPVKQAYSTVRLLCRTMAGNDVYFVTITSPQVPGEHKKKRAVVLTARVHPGETPSSWIMKGILDFLTGDSTPAKDLRDKFIFKIVPMLNPDGVIVGNNRCSLSAKDLNRQYRTVMRDAYPSIWYTKLMVRRLLEECGVALYCDLHAHSRKHNIFIYGCENRRGGDRRLQEQVFPLMLHKNTADKFSFESCKFRIQKAKEGTGRVVMWMMGIANSYTLEASFAGSMLGARAETHFSTQDYEQMGKSFCQTLLDFYDEDPRKEKLRVKIIERLTKEGSNADEPTNIPLSDYSSDDGDTSSSSDEVGFEEKDEDEILIPQPPPPSPISSKRPAGPSKCSPPRKTKLITSRSPGAPRKPLPICKATLKLSLSDKEYYNSSSESEEEEKIVKTQIKILRKKKKKKRKSRIKQKEPHLQEHSDSEITYKRTTIGNTSLSVFDLIASDKIPASQTPVRSRTPQSRVLVEKKNDITKQLSEVQAKLYALKRKLWFGIGQGDSPISWGSSQVTTKKTHLKRVSKATEKTVKKVSKLSTEKIEGTAKLQNGYTIITLTIPPIT, from the exons AACTGGAGGTAAACGTGAGAACCCTGCAGGCATGTCTGTTCCCTCCTCAACTCACAACATCCAGCAGTTACTTTTCGAACTTCTTCGTTAAGACTTGTCAGAGCGAGGTGAACGAGGATGATGAAGAGACGAAGATCAAGATCAAAGAAACGTTTTCGCTCAAAGAAATATTCCCTGCTGCTCGAGACACTGCCTTCGTTTTTCAACCTCCCAGATGGCCCACGGAATGTCAG GTgttggaagaaaaaatcaaacataTCAGCTACATTCCTCCTTCTCCTGAGCCATACTATTCGGTAACAGGCAGCGAAGTGCAGCCCAAACCCTCTGGGGAGGAATTTGGATTTATAGTTTATCAGTACACTCCCATAAGTGCAGTTAATTAT TTCAGTAGATCTAGCGTTGGAGGAAGCAGATATCTCTTGTCTTCTAATCTATGTCCTGAGGACGATAGCCTGCAGTTTGAATCCAGATTCGAATCGGGAAACTTGGCCAGAGCTATTAAAATCAGTCCCAACTACTATGAGCTGCACCTCAGATCGGATCTCTACACCAACAGACATATGCAATggttttatttcagaattacCAATATGAAGAAGAACTTCTTATATAG GTTTTCAATAACAAATTGTTCTAAAGAGGGAAGTTTGTACAACGAAGGAATGAGGCCTCTTATGTACTCTAAAAAGGAAGCTCAAATGCATTCGATCGGTTGGAGGAGGTGCGGACAGAATATTACGTACTTTTGCAACGAAAATGT AACTTCAGAAGATCCGGATCAACCTCAAACGTACACATTAACCTTCACCCTAACTTTCCCTCACGAAGAGGACGAAGTCTATTTGGCCAACTGCTACCCTTACACCTACTCGGACCTTCAGGACCATTTGGCTGAAATCAGGGCTCATCCAGTGAAGCAAGCTTATAGTACTGTCCGACTTTTGTGTAGGACTATGGCTGGCAATGATGTGTATTTCGTCACAATTACTTCACCACAAGTTCCTGGCGAACACAAG AAGAAACGAGCGGTGGTGTTGACTGCTCGGGTTCATCCAGGAGAGACTCCCTCCAGCTGGATAATGAAGGGGATTCTGGATTTTCTCACTGGGGATTCGACTCCTGCCAAGGATTTAAGGGAcaagtttattttcaagattgTTCCAATGCTGAATCCTGACGGTGTTATTGTGGGCAATAACAGATGCTCTTTGTCTGCGAAAGACTTGAACAGGCAGTACAGGACCGTAATGAGAGATGCTTATCCTTCAATTTGGTATACCAAACTTATGGTTAGAAG GTTGTTGGAGGAATGTGGGGTGGCTTTATACTGTGATTTACATGCCCATTCAAGAAagcataacatttttatatacgGTTGTGAGAACAGGAGAGGAGGAGACAGAAGACTGCAGGAGCAAGTTTTTCCCTTGATGTTACACAAAAACACTGCCGATAAGTTTTCGTTTGAAAGTTGCAAATTCCGGATTCAAAAGGCCAAAGAAGGAACCGGTCGGGTTGTCATGTGGATGATGGGAATTGCCAATAGCTACACTCTAGAGGCTTCTTTTGCAGGCTCTATGCTGGGAGCTAGAGCTGAAACTCATTTTAGCACTCAGGACTACGAGCAGATGGGAAAGTCATTTTGCCAGACTCTACTGGATTTCTATGACGAGGACCCCAGAAAG GAGAAACTTCGAGTGAAAATAATCGAGCGCTTGACCAAAGAAGGGTCAAACGCGGACGAACCTACCAACATCCCCCTAAGCGATTATTCGAG TGATGACGGAGACACCTCCAGCAGTAGCGATGAAGTGGGTTTTGAAGAAAAAGACGAGGACGAAATCCTCATCCCTCAGCCGCCTCCACCATCGCCAATTTCATCCAAAAGACCAGCGGGACCATCAAAATGCTCCCCTCCACGTAAAACCAAACTGATCACCTCCAGAAGTCCTGGAGCTCCCAGAAAACCTTTACCG ATTTGCAAGGCGACCCTTAAACTATCCCTTTCTGATAAAGAGTATTATAACAGCAGTTCAGAAagtgaagaagaagaaaaaattgtgaaaaccCAGATAAAAATCCTgaggaagaagaaaaagaagaagcgAAAATCTCgaataaaacaaaaagag CCTCATCTCCAAGAGCACTCAGACAGCGAAATAACGTACAAAAGAACCACCATAGGTAATACAAGTTTGTCCGTGTTTGACTTGATTGCTAGCGACAAAATTCCTGCCTCCCAAACACCTGTGCGATCGAGAACACCACAATCTCG GGTCTTGGTGGAGAAGAAAAACGACATTACAAAACAACTTTCTGAAGTCCAAGCGAAGCTTTACGCCTTAAAACGGAAGCTTTGGTTCGGAATTGGGCAAGGAGATTCTCCGATTTCATGGGGTAGCAGCCAGGT GACAACAAAGAAAACTCATTTAAAAAGAGTTTCAAAAGCTACTGAAAAGACTGTAAAAAAGGTGTCGAAACTCAGCACTGAGAAGATAGAGGGGACCGCAAAACTTCAAAATGGGTATACAATCATAACACTAACAATACCACCCATTACATAA
- the LOC136408118 gene encoding cytosolic carboxypeptidase 2-like isoform X1, with the protein MEGVAFSLENESNGDTELEVNVRTLQACLFPPQLTTSSSYFSNFFVKTCQSEVNEDDEETKIKIKETFSLKEIFPAARDTAFVFQPPRWPTECQVLEEKIKHISYIPPSPEPYYSVTGSEVQPKPSGEEFGFIVYQYTPISAVNYFSRSSVGGSRYLLSSNLCPEDDSLQFESRFESGNLARAIKISPNYYELHLRSDLYTNRHMQWFYFRITNMKKNFLYRFSITNCSKEGSLYNEGMRPLMYSKKEAQMHSIGWRRCGQNITYFCNENVTSEDPDQPQTYTLTFTLTFPHEEDEVYLANCYPYTYSDLQDHLAEIRAHPVKQAYSTVRLLCRTMAGNDVYFVTITSPQVPGEHKKKRAVVLTARVHPGETPSSWIMKGILDFLTGDSTPAKDLRDKFIFKIVPMLNPDGVIVGNNRCSLSAKDLNRQYRTVMRDAYPSIWYTKLMVRRLLEECGVALYCDLHAHSRKHNIFIYGCENRRGGDRRLQEQVFPLMLHKNTADKFSFESCKFRIQKAKEGTGRVVMWMMGIANSYTLEASFAGSMLGARAETHFSTQDYEQMGKSFCQTLLDFYDEDPRKEKLRVKIIERLTKEGSNADEPTNIPLSDYSSDDGDTSSSSDEVGFEEKDEDEILIPQPPPPSPISSKRPAGPSKCSPPRKTKLITSRSPGAPRKPLPICKATLKLSLSDKEYYNSSSESEEEEKIVKTQIKILRKKKKKKRKSRIKQKEPHLQEHSDSEITYKRTTIGNTSLSVFDLIASDKIPASQTPVRSRTPQSRVLVEKKNDITKQLSEVQAKLYALKRKLWFGIGQGDSPISWGSSQVFISSSSTQKTTKKTHLKRVSKATEKTVKKVSKLSTEKIEGTAKLQNGINRQQAISWLSVTERPSKLRKSKSLSDTMSMLCEKVKDMRVNDSRSIKGEKIKKKKKKCKFSKKAKAISNAKIFVSPQ; encoded by the exons AACTGGAGGTAAACGTGAGAACCCTGCAGGCATGTCTGTTCCCTCCTCAACTCACAACATCCAGCAGTTACTTTTCGAACTTCTTCGTTAAGACTTGTCAGAGCGAGGTGAACGAGGATGATGAAGAGACGAAGATCAAGATCAAAGAAACGTTTTCGCTCAAAGAAATATTCCCTGCTGCTCGAGACACTGCCTTCGTTTTTCAACCTCCCAGATGGCCCACGGAATGTCAG GTgttggaagaaaaaatcaaacataTCAGCTACATTCCTCCTTCTCCTGAGCCATACTATTCGGTAACAGGCAGCGAAGTGCAGCCCAAACCCTCTGGGGAGGAATTTGGATTTATAGTTTATCAGTACACTCCCATAAGTGCAGTTAATTAT TTCAGTAGATCTAGCGTTGGAGGAAGCAGATATCTCTTGTCTTCTAATCTATGTCCTGAGGACGATAGCCTGCAGTTTGAATCCAGATTCGAATCGGGAAACTTGGCCAGAGCTATTAAAATCAGTCCCAACTACTATGAGCTGCACCTCAGATCGGATCTCTACACCAACAGACATATGCAATggttttatttcagaattacCAATATGAAGAAGAACTTCTTATATAG GTTTTCAATAACAAATTGTTCTAAAGAGGGAAGTTTGTACAACGAAGGAATGAGGCCTCTTATGTACTCTAAAAAGGAAGCTCAAATGCATTCGATCGGTTGGAGGAGGTGCGGACAGAATATTACGTACTTTTGCAACGAAAATGT AACTTCAGAAGATCCGGATCAACCTCAAACGTACACATTAACCTTCACCCTAACTTTCCCTCACGAAGAGGACGAAGTCTATTTGGCCAACTGCTACCCTTACACCTACTCGGACCTTCAGGACCATTTGGCTGAAATCAGGGCTCATCCAGTGAAGCAAGCTTATAGTACTGTCCGACTTTTGTGTAGGACTATGGCTGGCAATGATGTGTATTTCGTCACAATTACTTCACCACAAGTTCCTGGCGAACACAAG AAGAAACGAGCGGTGGTGTTGACTGCTCGGGTTCATCCAGGAGAGACTCCCTCCAGCTGGATAATGAAGGGGATTCTGGATTTTCTCACTGGGGATTCGACTCCTGCCAAGGATTTAAGGGAcaagtttattttcaagattgTTCCAATGCTGAATCCTGACGGTGTTATTGTGGGCAATAACAGATGCTCTTTGTCTGCGAAAGACTTGAACAGGCAGTACAGGACCGTAATGAGAGATGCTTATCCTTCAATTTGGTATACCAAACTTATGGTTAGAAG GTTGTTGGAGGAATGTGGGGTGGCTTTATACTGTGATTTACATGCCCATTCAAGAAagcataacatttttatatacgGTTGTGAGAACAGGAGAGGAGGAGACAGAAGACTGCAGGAGCAAGTTTTTCCCTTGATGTTACACAAAAACACTGCCGATAAGTTTTCGTTTGAAAGTTGCAAATTCCGGATTCAAAAGGCCAAAGAAGGAACCGGTCGGGTTGTCATGTGGATGATGGGAATTGCCAATAGCTACACTCTAGAGGCTTCTTTTGCAGGCTCTATGCTGGGAGCTAGAGCTGAAACTCATTTTAGCACTCAGGACTACGAGCAGATGGGAAAGTCATTTTGCCAGACTCTACTGGATTTCTATGACGAGGACCCCAGAAAG GAGAAACTTCGAGTGAAAATAATCGAGCGCTTGACCAAAGAAGGGTCAAACGCGGACGAACCTACCAACATCCCCCTAAGCGATTATTCGAG TGATGACGGAGACACCTCCAGCAGTAGCGATGAAGTGGGTTTTGAAGAAAAAGACGAGGACGAAATCCTCATCCCTCAGCCGCCTCCACCATCGCCAATTTCATCCAAAAGACCAGCGGGACCATCAAAATGCTCCCCTCCACGTAAAACCAAACTGATCACCTCCAGAAGTCCTGGAGCTCCCAGAAAACCTTTACCG ATTTGCAAGGCGACCCTTAAACTATCCCTTTCTGATAAAGAGTATTATAACAGCAGTTCAGAAagtgaagaagaagaaaaaattgtgaaaaccCAGATAAAAATCCTgaggaagaagaaaaagaagaagcgAAAATCTCgaataaaacaaaaagag CCTCATCTCCAAGAGCACTCAGACAGCGAAATAACGTACAAAAGAACCACCATAGGTAATACAAGTTTGTCCGTGTTTGACTTGATTGCTAGCGACAAAATTCCTGCCTCCCAAACACCTGTGCGATCGAGAACACCACAATCTCG GGTCTTGGTGGAGAAGAAAAACGACATTACAAAACAACTTTCTGAAGTCCAAGCGAAGCTTTACGCCTTAAAACGGAAGCTTTGGTTCGGAATTGGGCAAGGAGATTCTCCGATTTCATGGGGTAGCAGCCAGGTGTTTATATCCAGTAGCAGCACTCAAAA GACAACAAAGAAAACTCATTTAAAAAGAGTTTCAAAAGCTACTGAAAAGACTGTAAAAAAGGTGTCGAAACTCAGCACTGAGAAGATAGAGGGGACCGCAAAACTTCAAAATGG GATAAACCGTCAACAAGCAATATCCTGGCTATCCGTAACTGAAAGACCCTCGAAGCTTCGGAAGTCTAAAAGCCTGTCGGACACCATGAGTATGTTATGTGAGAAGGTCAAAGACATGAGAGTGAACGATTCTCGATCTATAAAGGGCgagaaaatcaagaaaaaaaagaagaagtgcaagttttctaaaaaagcCAAGGCTATAAGCAATGCGAAGATATTTGTATCACCCCAATGA
- the LOC136408118 gene encoding cytosolic carboxypeptidase 2-like isoform X2, with protein sequence MEGVAFSLENESNGDTELEVNVRTLQACLFPPQLTTSSSYFSNFFVKTCQSEVNEDDEETKIKIKETFSLKEIFPAARDTAFVFQPPRWPTECQVLEEKIKHISYIPPSPEPYYSVTGSEVQPKPSGEEFGFIVYQYTPISAVNYFSRSSVGGSRYLLSSNLCPEDDSLQFESRFESGNLARAIKISPNYYELHLRSDLYTNRHMQWFYFRITNMKKNFLYRFSITNCSKEGSLYNEGMRPLMYSKKEAQMHSIGWRRCGQNITYFCNENVTSEDPDQPQTYTLTFTLTFPHEEDEVYLANCYPYTYSDLQDHLAEIRAHPVKQAYSTVRLLCRTMAGNDVYFVTITSPQVPGEHKKKRAVVLTARVHPGETPSSWIMKGILDFLTGDSTPAKDLRDKFIFKIVPMLNPDGVIVGNNRCSLSAKDLNRQYRTVMRDAYPSIWYTKLMVRRLLEECGVALYCDLHAHSRKHNIFIYGCENRRGGDRRLQEQVFPLMLHKNTADKFSFESCKFRIQKAKEGTGRVVMWMMGIANSYTLEASFAGSMLGARAETHFSTQDYEQMGKSFCQTLLDFYDEDPRKEKLRVKIIERLTKEGSNADEPTNIPLSDYSSDDGDTSSSSDEVGFEEKDEDEILIPQPPPPSPISSKRPAGPSKCSPPRKTKLITSRSPGAPRKPLPICKATLKLSLSDKEYYNSSSESEEEEKIVKTQIKILRKKKKKKRKSRIKQKEPHLQEHSDSEITYKRTTIGNTSLSVFDLIASDKIPASQTPVRSRTPQSRVLVEKKNDITKQLSEVQAKLYALKRKLWFGIGQGDSPISWGSSQVTTKKTHLKRVSKATEKTVKKVSKLSTEKIEGTAKLQNGINRQQAISWLSVTERPSKLRKSKSLSDTMSMLCEKVKDMRVNDSRSIKGEKIKKKKKKCKFSKKAKAISNAKIFVSPQ encoded by the exons AACTGGAGGTAAACGTGAGAACCCTGCAGGCATGTCTGTTCCCTCCTCAACTCACAACATCCAGCAGTTACTTTTCGAACTTCTTCGTTAAGACTTGTCAGAGCGAGGTGAACGAGGATGATGAAGAGACGAAGATCAAGATCAAAGAAACGTTTTCGCTCAAAGAAATATTCCCTGCTGCTCGAGACACTGCCTTCGTTTTTCAACCTCCCAGATGGCCCACGGAATGTCAG GTgttggaagaaaaaatcaaacataTCAGCTACATTCCTCCTTCTCCTGAGCCATACTATTCGGTAACAGGCAGCGAAGTGCAGCCCAAACCCTCTGGGGAGGAATTTGGATTTATAGTTTATCAGTACACTCCCATAAGTGCAGTTAATTAT TTCAGTAGATCTAGCGTTGGAGGAAGCAGATATCTCTTGTCTTCTAATCTATGTCCTGAGGACGATAGCCTGCAGTTTGAATCCAGATTCGAATCGGGAAACTTGGCCAGAGCTATTAAAATCAGTCCCAACTACTATGAGCTGCACCTCAGATCGGATCTCTACACCAACAGACATATGCAATggttttatttcagaattacCAATATGAAGAAGAACTTCTTATATAG GTTTTCAATAACAAATTGTTCTAAAGAGGGAAGTTTGTACAACGAAGGAATGAGGCCTCTTATGTACTCTAAAAAGGAAGCTCAAATGCATTCGATCGGTTGGAGGAGGTGCGGACAGAATATTACGTACTTTTGCAACGAAAATGT AACTTCAGAAGATCCGGATCAACCTCAAACGTACACATTAACCTTCACCCTAACTTTCCCTCACGAAGAGGACGAAGTCTATTTGGCCAACTGCTACCCTTACACCTACTCGGACCTTCAGGACCATTTGGCTGAAATCAGGGCTCATCCAGTGAAGCAAGCTTATAGTACTGTCCGACTTTTGTGTAGGACTATGGCTGGCAATGATGTGTATTTCGTCACAATTACTTCACCACAAGTTCCTGGCGAACACAAG AAGAAACGAGCGGTGGTGTTGACTGCTCGGGTTCATCCAGGAGAGACTCCCTCCAGCTGGATAATGAAGGGGATTCTGGATTTTCTCACTGGGGATTCGACTCCTGCCAAGGATTTAAGGGAcaagtttattttcaagattgTTCCAATGCTGAATCCTGACGGTGTTATTGTGGGCAATAACAGATGCTCTTTGTCTGCGAAAGACTTGAACAGGCAGTACAGGACCGTAATGAGAGATGCTTATCCTTCAATTTGGTATACCAAACTTATGGTTAGAAG GTTGTTGGAGGAATGTGGGGTGGCTTTATACTGTGATTTACATGCCCATTCAAGAAagcataacatttttatatacgGTTGTGAGAACAGGAGAGGAGGAGACAGAAGACTGCAGGAGCAAGTTTTTCCCTTGATGTTACACAAAAACACTGCCGATAAGTTTTCGTTTGAAAGTTGCAAATTCCGGATTCAAAAGGCCAAAGAAGGAACCGGTCGGGTTGTCATGTGGATGATGGGAATTGCCAATAGCTACACTCTAGAGGCTTCTTTTGCAGGCTCTATGCTGGGAGCTAGAGCTGAAACTCATTTTAGCACTCAGGACTACGAGCAGATGGGAAAGTCATTTTGCCAGACTCTACTGGATTTCTATGACGAGGACCCCAGAAAG GAGAAACTTCGAGTGAAAATAATCGAGCGCTTGACCAAAGAAGGGTCAAACGCGGACGAACCTACCAACATCCCCCTAAGCGATTATTCGAG TGATGACGGAGACACCTCCAGCAGTAGCGATGAAGTGGGTTTTGAAGAAAAAGACGAGGACGAAATCCTCATCCCTCAGCCGCCTCCACCATCGCCAATTTCATCCAAAAGACCAGCGGGACCATCAAAATGCTCCCCTCCACGTAAAACCAAACTGATCACCTCCAGAAGTCCTGGAGCTCCCAGAAAACCTTTACCG ATTTGCAAGGCGACCCTTAAACTATCCCTTTCTGATAAAGAGTATTATAACAGCAGTTCAGAAagtgaagaagaagaaaaaattgtgaaaaccCAGATAAAAATCCTgaggaagaagaaaaagaagaagcgAAAATCTCgaataaaacaaaaagag CCTCATCTCCAAGAGCACTCAGACAGCGAAATAACGTACAAAAGAACCACCATAGGTAATACAAGTTTGTCCGTGTTTGACTTGATTGCTAGCGACAAAATTCCTGCCTCCCAAACACCTGTGCGATCGAGAACACCACAATCTCG GGTCTTGGTGGAGAAGAAAAACGACATTACAAAACAACTTTCTGAAGTCCAAGCGAAGCTTTACGCCTTAAAACGGAAGCTTTGGTTCGGAATTGGGCAAGGAGATTCTCCGATTTCATGGGGTAGCAGCCAGGT GACAACAAAGAAAACTCATTTAAAAAGAGTTTCAAAAGCTACTGAAAAGACTGTAAAAAAGGTGTCGAAACTCAGCACTGAGAAGATAGAGGGGACCGCAAAACTTCAAAATGG GATAAACCGTCAACAAGCAATATCCTGGCTATCCGTAACTGAAAGACCCTCGAAGCTTCGGAAGTCTAAAAGCCTGTCGGACACCATGAGTATGTTATGTGAGAAGGTCAAAGACATGAGAGTGAACGATTCTCGATCTATAAAGGGCgagaaaatcaagaaaaaaaagaagaagtgcaagttttctaaaaaagcCAAGGCTATAAGCAATGCGAAGATATTTGTATCACCCCAATGA